The Scheffersomyces stipitis CBS 6054 chromosome 5, complete sequence genome contains the following window.
TGTGAAGTAGCGGGACGTTGTCTCGTTCGGACAGAATTCTGGGAGGTAAGGGAACATCAAAAGAGCCTGGAAAAGGAGATTCTATCCTCACTTTATAGCCGTTGCTATCTCCCACCTTGCCGACATCGGTTGATATATCTTGAGAAAGCTGCGAAGTGTTACTTTCGTCCATACTGCGAGGAATGGTTGCTATTTTCTGTCTTTTGTAGGACATATCCAAGAGTCTAGCCAAAGACTTGGGAGACGGCAAATCCAACGTCCTTTTGACGGGAGGAGACATTCTCATGGCCGAGTTCTGCATAGCGAGAATGTGAACCAATCAGAAATCCAACCTGCGAGAGATTTAATGTAATAAAGCAGTAATAGATTCAACGGATAAACTTGAACAGTTCCAACGGTAATAAATTTGTAGGTGCAAAATGTTGAAAATCCAAGCGTTAAAAAATTACCTTTCTGGAATCCGCAGTAGTGGAAATGGGACGACTGCGATTGACACCAAGATTTGACTGTGTACAAGACCCGTGCCGCAGATTTGTGCGACTTGAGTGGTAGCAAATTGCCTTATGTTAACTCGTaagcttaactatggcaAATtgcttaactatggaaaAGTCACTAAGAGAAATGGAACCGCCAAATTCTGATGATAAGCACTTATGAAAAGTATCAATCCACTCTGCTCTTAGTGCTCTTGCTCTGTTCCTCTTCGAAATACTTCTGCCTTTTTGTCTGCTGACTCTGGCCACTGAtgtagttcttcttctgactCCTTCAAGATACTCCTAACTATGGCCACAACACAATATTTACTAGAACACTATTGACCAATGAACACAATGAACAAAACGAACAACAGCTCAACTTCTGTAATTTGCGGATTATCCTTTTTCCGTGTTATTCCTACACGTATACGTTCTGAaccttgttcttgtggtTCCAAGCTTGCCCTTATCGAATGGGCTGCTAACAAACTGAAAACACAGAAATACAAGCCCGCTGTACCGAAAACGTATCTAAATTAACTCGGGACAAAACAAACACTCACTACTTGAGTACTGCCACACGACTTTTCTGACTGTTTGAATTAAACACAGCTGCTTTTTGGTCTTTTCAAGCAGCTTTTCTCAGCAAATGTTATCCTCCTCTGGATGAAACTGAGAGTAAGGAATGCTGGAACACTTTAATTGTTTCCTGCATGAGTGTGTGGCATATCTGCAGGCCTCTTTGTGCCCGGATCTGCAACCTCAGAAAGTGTGAACAAACAATTGGcgaaaacaaagaaatggTGGGAACAAAGAACGACACCTAGTATGTGGCACATCATAGTTGTTCAAGGAGTGTCTTCAAAATGAGTGGGAGACTTTCCTGTGAAACTTGACGGCGGCATTATTGTATATCTATAGatttagttgcaaaataaatGGTCACGTGATATGTCCCAATATGGAAGCATACAACATGATAGGGTATTGGGGAAGAATCGGATACAATTAGAATAGCTTACTAATTGTTCAAAAGGTGTTCTCCAGTTGGATATCTATCATGTTTCAGAAGTTCCTGATTTTTACTTATTCGTTTTGGGAGTTGAAATTAGCAAAGgtcaaattgttgaaattaCTGCGAACTTAATTAATTACACACATTAATTGAAAATTATACACAATATGAAACTGAAATCAGGCTACAGACAGAGGCAACAGATGGAGCTTAAGCTTTGAGAGCTTGAATGTATGAAAGTGAGTAATTCACCAACATTTTGCACTCTAATctcattttgcaactaaaaCTAAATATAGGCTCAACTCAAGAAAAAGCCGTACGCAACCGCCTATATCACCACACTCCACACTCCTCCATatttcagaaagaaaactccatttctttgcttttcAATCTCCCCGatctcaacaacaaccCAGAAAATGTCACATATGCCTACAGAGATCCATTTCCACATGTAAGCGATCCATGCCCTTCATCTCCTGCTATCTCATCTGGGCCCTGTAAAGGGATGGTCGTTCACGTTCATAATCTCCTGCACATGGTGCCCTCGTTCACATTTATCTGAAAACAACCAACTTTCAGTTCGAAAGcttcttgatgaagctGTAGTTTTTTCTCTGGAATTTCGTGCCATCCATCTTTACTACTGCGGAAAGCGCCCCATTACTGTCTACGTGGCAAATTTCATCGTACCACTTGCCCCCCGAGCTGTCTCCACCACCTACCAGTCTCAGGCTCTGTTTTGTCGTTTCCACGCGTAATCCACGGCTCGCTGTCTTCAGGCTTGagatttcaaattcagaTTGAATCGAAAGGCTGGTTTTATTTGACCATTTTGATTCGATTCTATTGATTCCATTTATTTCGGTTAttgatattattattgATATTGCTGATTTTGTTCTGATTCCCTCTGTTGGTTGATTTTAGATAGATCGATTTCTGAGATCTGTTCAATCTTTGATATTATATCAGCATCACTAATATTGCACCGAtcattcttgttggttttTAAGTTGGCATTCTTTGGACTACAGAATCGTTGCTACAATTATTCGATCCTTTTACCGTCGTTACTGGCTGACACTTCCTACTAAAGTTCTACACAAGAACCACTACATCACTACATCACGTAACACATCACAACCAATCATCGTATACAACTTTGATTTCACAACACCACACCAATCAAGTCACTAGCTTCACTTTTCGATATCAAGTTGTTTCATAATGCCTCCTAAAAAGTCGGGGAAAAAGCAGTTTGCCCCAAAGGAACGAGTGTTTGCCAAAATGTCTGGCTATCCTCAATGGCCAGCGTTCATTACTCCGGCCGAATTGGTGCCTAAAGCCGTCATGAAACACAAAAAGAAGTCGACAGACTACTGTGTAATGTTTATACCAGATGGAGACTTCTACTGGATGTCCGACAAGAGTTTGGAGATCTTGACTCCTGAGAAATTGGCCAAGGCTCTTAAAGACGTCCCAGACGACGTCAAGAAAAacgtcaagaacaagaaaaaatcAGGAAAACAAAGCAACATAAAAGAGGCTATAGCTGCAACTGATGGCTTGGACTTTGACACCTTCATCGGCAACGTCTTCAAACAAGACAACGActttgaagacgacgacgatgacgaagaggaagaagaagaagaagaagacgatgaaaaCATAAAAGACGTTGCAGGAGTAGAAAACgatgctgctgaagaagaagatgtacATGAAACCGTGGAGGAACCTTCTACTGAAGATGGTGAAGAATTAGATGCAGAAGAGCCCGAGAAGGCCGAAAAAGCCAGTTCTGCTCCAGAAACAAGACGTAAACGAGGTCGTAACGGTACTGTCAAACAGGAACTGGCCGAACCTCCATCTAAGAGAAAGCGTCCTAGCACTCCCGTACAAAAAAAAGAGTCTAATGGCAAAGACCTCAAAGTCAAAGCTGAAACACCCAAGCCAATCAGCGATGAAGAGAAACAGCACCAATTATGGCTATGTAGAATCAAACTCCAGCGCTCTTTGATCCAAAGAAACCAACCCACGACTCCCAAAGATACAACAGGACTTAAACCTCCTACTGCGGATGAGTTGCTGGTGGCCCGTCTCATTTTATACCGGTTGATAGACTTCCCTATTAGTGTGGAGTTATTGCGTAAGACGAAAATCCACAAGGTTTTGAAGTGCATCTTGCGAGACGAGTCCTTAGCATACCCTGACAGCTTCAAGTTGCACGAGAGATGCCATGAGTTGTTGACCAAGTGGAACTCAGTCATACAAGACTTGAAGCTGGAGAAGCTGACCAAAGACTACTCCAACACAAGCTCACCCTCAGTGTCCTCTTTCAAAAATGGTGACAAAATCAAGTTGTCTCAGTTGACCCAGGATGACTCGGAAGTGTCAGGAATAGAACACTCGTTGGTCGACAAAAAGGACATTGATGGCGACGACTCTGATGAACAAAACCAGCTGTCGgaaaaacaagaagaaacccaACCTCCCATAGAAAAAGCTAATGATGTACCGGTTACAACCTCAGTGGAGGGATAGGTATAGTATACTTAAGATCAAATGATTTTGTGCTTAAGTTCGTACACATCCTTGTATTCTTAAGCTATGCGTTTTCGTTTACACTTGTACTTGATGTTGGAGTTGCGCCGAAATCCGATCCAGTGCTATTAGTGATAGAGATAGCCCGCACGCGATCGTCTGTAAGATTACCGTTTTTATCCAAACCAGACAAAAATTTTATCAGAAAAGAATACTATTAACCAATGATGACAAACAGTGTTCCAATGATACAGAGTAGTAGAGGATATCTTTTGTTGTGTTGTTTGGTCATGTTCACATTATGTGGCTTCCAAACCTGCatctctgtttctgctatatatatactataTATATGTGTATTATTAATCTACGAATGTAATGGATTGAAATTTAGAATAtattgggtgcaaaagtTTTGTATGAAACGGCGCTACCACGCCCTGACACATCGATCAAGATCCACGCCGCAGCGATGAGGAGTACCGAAAACGGAAATGAGGTTTCGTGgccagagccagaaagGAAATAAGGTGGAGAGCAGCCCAATTATGATGGAGATgaatgaaaaaaaaatttgattttggaatTTCAAAAAGCAAAATGAGCTATAATGAACGGAGGAAGAAGGAAAGCCCACTTATGATGTAATCTAACTAGCCAATCTCAAGCAATAGAATGCTTCTAGAGAATTACCGTGGATCCGAGGTTACACCTTGTACAGTTTAAACACTGAAAAATCGCCGCGCTACCAAGTAAAAATCCCCCGTTACCGTCGCACGACCTTTTTCCGCCAATCGAAAGTCGGGTAACGGTCATTTTGGGATGCACAGAAGTGGTTAAACGAAGGGATGTTCCCAGGATTACGCGCACGAGCCATATTATCCATGCCTATATATACGCCGCGCCTGCTTTCATTCCCATCGCCCCTGTAGTAGTATTCTGTTCTAAGCGTAGTAGCGCGGCAGGAAAAAAAATTTAGTGAGTGTCGACGTAAATTTTTCtcactcttcttcttcttctttttctcttctttctgtaaCTATCGATTACTGTTATTAAAAAtggctgaagaagatgtaaGTAGCTACTATGGGCTCGACTGCTGCTGTGGATGAGATGCTCTATTTTGCTACGGCTGTCTGGGCTTTTTGACGGTGTTAAAGTGTCATTTGGCTGATGAAATTTGGATGGTGAAAAGTGTCGATCTGTAGAAAAGAGACAGTGAAAAAGTGAGAAAATGAATGAGACGGGTTCAGATTTGAGGCATATACAAAGATAACGGAAGTGAGAATGAGAACTCAGACGATTATTGAGCAATTATAGAACTTGTCGCTGTAATTGTGCTCGTAGCTCCACTTTCGTATTTTTTATGGAAGGTGCTTATTTTCGGATGAGTATTTTCACTTCtgatttcatttccaaTACCATGGCGACTGGATTGCAAATTTCGGTGCTTGGTTTTGCACTGTTCTCATTTCTTGGACTAATCCACTTGTCGTACAGATCGTAATGAATGAAAGGGAAGAAACAATTACCCAACACACCAAATGACATTAAAATACCTTCAACTCATGAAATCGTGaaatatcaatttttcatataCTAACTATTTTAGCACACCTTTGAGACCGCCGATGCCGGTGCCGCTTTGACCTACCCAATGCAATGTTCTGCTTTGAGAAAGAACGGTCACGTTGTTATCAAGTCTAGACCATGTAAGATTGTCGACATGTCTACCTCTAAGACTGGTAAGCACGGTCACGCCAAGGTCCACTTGGTTGCCATTGATATCTTCACTGgtaagaagttggaagatttgTCTCCATCTACCCACAACATGGAAGTTCCAAACGTTTCCAGAACCGAATTCCAATTGTTGGACATCGATGACGgtttcttgtctttgatgACCCAAGACGGTGACACCAAGGACGATGTCAAGGTCCCAGAAGGTGAATTGGgtgaaaagatccaatCCGAATTCGACGATGGTAAGGACTTGTTGGTTACTATCATCTCTGCCATGGGTGAAGAAGCTGCCATTTCCTTCAAGGAAGCCCCAAAGCAGTAAGTTGACTGAAGCTGGGTATTCCTTGGAGAtgtaatatatataaataccAGGGAGACTAGAAGTAGTTCGATTTATAATGTCGTTTTTACATAGGCTTCATTTGTAGGCGTAATAGTTTCAAATAAAGATCAATGGTAGATTAAGGTGTAGGAATTAGTCTAAGCGAGTCTGACGATTTCGTATATAgaagtcaagaaaagaTAATCAAATCGGAAGATAGAAGTACTTGGCTATGCATAGTAACGTGACATAAATTATAGGATCTGtagatcttgaagatatacTCTTGAGCTCATGAGACTTGAGCTCGTGATACTTTTGAACTCACGGACATCCATGAATCATACTGGAATGTTTACGGATGGTATGACAAGCTAATCATGTTGGAGccaaaacaaaaagatgCAAAATCATCAGATCATTATAGAACTGAATAATCGAGCGAACATCTAAATGAAAATTTGTGCTCAGTAAAATCCTATAGCTACCTCTGTGCACAAAATCACAATCAAGTGTCTTCTCTACATTTAAGAAATAAAGTCCATGTCTATTCGATCGAGAAGAAGTATAATTATTAAGCTCGTGCATCTGAGATGACAGTTGTAAACGAAAATTTTCATGCAAACCATGGCGAAAATTTCATCTTTATTAAACAGAGACTGGCCCAGAGATCACCGATGCGTGCCATTCACCGAGAATTTCACCCAGTTGAGCAAACGAATGTCCTCCGTTTCCAGGAAAGCCGGAGGAGACGGCATCTGCAGCACAGCCCTGTACTGTAGAGCTCGCGATGCTAGTGTAAACGAGGGTAATTACAAGTTGCGATCTTCTCCCAAGTTCACGAACTCTTGTACCAGAGTCCAGTACTAAATCTGTCATTTATTAGATCCGTCATTAGCAGACTCTAAGTATTCAATACTAGATCAGAAGAGACAACCAGGACTGCCAATGCGCTGCGAGATCAACACAGACTGTCTAGGATATCGTGCACGAAGTGACGTTATCTTGAGAGCTGAGCCTCCCGTTTTGTGGGGTTCGTAATCTCAAGTGCTCTTCGCTCTGGCTGAGCTCGTACAGCCCAAGCCTTGGCCACAGCCGTTGAAGCTGCCACCACGGAACGGATTCTGCTGGCTTAGATCCGTCTACATGCACCAGTCAGATTTCTGTCCAGGCAGCTCTACAGTAGAAACGAGATGACTAAGGAGTTGCAAATGTTGCAGCCATCCTGTGGGTTGGAGTTTGTCAGTTTGTGTCGCTCAGCCTGGACAGGGTTGGTTTCTCTAGTTACATTTTCTGACacttgctttcttctcctACGATGTGAGCTCTTTGTGGCCCACGTATACATCTATGTAATAATGAATTTAGAGTGCAATTATGCCAAATTGTATAATTCTACTTCCAGTTGCACCCAGTTGTGGCAGTGGAATTGAGTGGGTTCCAAAAGAGGCAGAGTTCCACAACCATGACCTTGCAGAGAAGTTTTTCACTATCCCgacattcttgattttcGTTTTTTTTCTCTATTGTGTAGCCACATTTCCGCAGTTGTCTCGTTGTTATCTCAGTTGAACATCATCCCCAGCCACCATCGTATTCATATCTTCCCTGCTGTCACCCCATATTATTTCTCTTCGTGCGCTCGCTCAAAGTTCTTCGGCTGAGGAGATCTCTGTAAATTATTTTTTTCCTGCGGATGATGCTATTCCTGCTTCAAAGTAGATAAATTACCTGCCTGGACAATTTTGAATCTAAAAGTATAATTACATACATGGATGCTTCTATCTATctttttttgtttttcatcttcgttttcattcTAGTTTTAAATTTGGTtttcttgtactttttcTGCTTAGCGAACTTCGGTGGCCACAATAAAGCGAACCAGAAGCTGAGCTATCTTATTCTACATCTAATCCTGATACTCTGCTACTTCTCAGGATCATCCCACAATTTCCGCGAAACCCTTGAAGCTGCCAGAAGCTACAGGTACCACATGAAAAGCAGGTCTGGACTCATAAGTTTCCAGTCTGAAAGTCTCAGTCCACTTAAGCATTACTAATCCGTGTTTGACAGGTGCTCGTATTTGTTCGACCTTAACACGAGACACTATAGTCTCTGTTTCCACATCTATTGATCTGTTACAACACATAGACTCTAACAGAAACTGTTACCATCCAGATTCTTATTATACTGAATCCTATTGGATATATTGATTTACAAAGTCCTGAATCAATATTCATCATATTATTCACTTGTTCCTAATTTGCTAATATTGAAGCATTCGATGCAATAGTCTTCACCACCATGTTAGCACCAGACAAAACCATCTATTTAGCCATAAGGGAAACCCTGGCGACAGTACTTCAAGTTACTAATCTGCCTACAAGCACCACTACTACTGTCACCCAAACCCGGGGTACGCCGCCTGGGCTGACAGAAACAGACTCCTCAACCACCGTTCGTACCTCGCCCACATTTGTGGGAAATACGCCGTCCACggttcttttcttcattgcTTTAGCTGTTGGTGTCTTCATTGCTTTgctcttcatctttttcaCCATCAGATACTTTGTTCGTTCCAAGTATGGACTTCATGTATATCCACTTCTGCGGAGGCATTTGATTGCCGGAGCAGCCATCACCTCCGATCGTTTCCATGACACCATGACTAACGAGGAGTTGCAGGAGCATCTCAACTATATCAGAGATCACCACTTCATCCAGACACTGTTCTTAGAAAGACGGTTCACTGGCCGTAGAAGacgtagaagaagaggcCGTTATTCGCGAATGAAAAAGTTGTCGGAAGCCGAGGTCGAGATTCTATTCCCCAAAAAGACCTACACAGATTGGTTGAATGGAGGTCAAGAACGGGATCACGAGAAGCGAGACggtgttcttcaagaagaaggtaatACTGACTCGGGCAACTTAAACATCATCAACGAAGAGGACTCTTCTGATTTGCATAGCCAAACCACTGTCAGTGATCGAGTTGCATCTAGTTCAAGAGACATGGACAACGACGACTCCATAGAGTTGCACGAATTGAAAAACGAAGCCACGAACTCTGTTTCTGCAGATGCCGAAGATGACTTGCACTTCACTTCTGGATCTTGTGCCATTTGTTTGGAAACCATCGGTGACGAAGACATTGTCAGAGGCTTGATCTGTGGGCATGTGTTCCATGCTGAGTGTCTAGATCCATGGTTGACTAAGAGAAGAGCTTGTTGTCCTATGTGCAAGCGAGATTAttttttcaagaaagagGCAGCTGAAAGCACAGAAACGCAAACCAGTACCACAAATAACGAAACTAACAACAATGTAAATGAAAATAGCGACATCCAGAACCTGAATGAAAATacaaacaacaataatgaCAATACGAACAATGTTGATACCAGTATTAtcgatgatgatgacgacaCGAGCATTGACTATGATGCCATTCGCAGCAATCCCGCATTCCGAGCTCTTCTTCAGGAATTAGTTCCCATTTCAGAAAGAGTGCGGCACATCATGAGTGACCCGTCGAACGACCACTTAGACCTTGAAGTCAGAGCACGTGCAGTGGCCAAGAAGACTTATGGTCGTTATTTCAAGGTTCTCTGGTGGAAGTTGATGGGCATCAGCAAGGAAGACCTTTTCAACTGGGCAGCTTTGACGATCTTTCAAGACTGGAGACGTGCGAACAACCAAACAGGAAATGAAGCAGAAAATGAAGCAGAAAATGAAGCACAGACTGGCTCTACTGCAGAAGGAACAGCTGACTCCAACGATGGCACCAATACAAACGACAGcaactccaacaataaTGGTAATAATAATGACACCCATAGCGATTCTTTGGAGTCACCAGTTGAAAACAGAGACATGGAAGAAGTGGATCTCGGTGAAAGAGATTCGCCAGAGCTTTCTGCTGCACGCAGAGACGTGGTGGATAATCGAGTATAGATTTGTAAAGTTATAGCAGTCTCTTGCTGTATCTCCCGACATATTTAActatttatttatttcttattcaattcttgagcttctgtttcaaagaACCACGCGGTGCCACACAGAAACTTCTATTTCTTAATTTGATTAATTTACACCTCAATCCAGTAACCTAGAATTGATAAAATATctggctgcgaaaactaatttcgcagccacaCGGTAATTGTGGTTTGCACCATGAACAAATGGAAACCATCGTACTGTGACCCTAGCTTATACTATGACCCTAGTTAATAATATGACCTTTTGTGTTAAGACACTGAATATAGAGAGATACGTAATTTGAATGAACCACAAAGTGTTGACAATAATGGGCATAGAGAAGACTAacattttcttgaagtagaaCATAttacaagaagttgacaaaTTTGTTGCCACGGCTAAGTTCATATTCACATAACTTACCCCTAAAATCCACTTCTACTGAAATGACAACATCTCCTATTCAATTCGCCGCATTatcattgttgaaggttGCTTAACGACACTATCTTACCATCCAATTTGAATTAGATGTAGCAAGTgtgtctcttcttcatcaattttCATTGTAGACAAGGGACTCTTTTCACCAAATTTTTATTTCCTACCAGTACCAGTACCACCACAATCAATATTAACATTCAATTACCAGCATATACTGTatcttttctctctttcGTCACCGCCGACACACTTGCTTCCATCAGCTACCAATATGTATAGTCAGCCTCCTGCACTCAGACCAAGGAGCTcgcaaaaaaaaattttcaagaCACAAGCTACATTAAAACAATTTTATAAGCGGATATTAGAACTAAGATCCTAAGAAGTCTTTCTCCACAAGCATCTCCCGGCAGTAACAACACCTCGGGATCCTATACAGCAACCAGCTACACGTTTCATACACGTAGACTAGTTTGAATCGCTGGACATAAAGTCTTTCTGATTCatatatttttcagtttcctATTTAGAtactgaatttttcagatttttcacttaGTACAGAGAAAACCAACCGATTGCACCATGGCTCCACCTAAGAAAACTGTGAAGATGGACTTGGGCTCCTTCTTGGCCGATGACTCGCTCGGCGGAGGTTCCTGGGCCGACGAGGAAGTAGACATGTCTTCCATTGCTGTTGCTTCTGCCAACGCTGCTCCAGCACGTGAGCTGTTTGGCTCGAGCTCTGGATTTGGCAGAGATTCCGGCTTCGGTAGAGAAGGAGGTTTCGGAGG
Protein-coding sequences here:
- the VCC3.4 gene encoding Vesicle coat complex AP-3, encoding MPPKKSGKKQFAPKERVFAKMSGYPQWPAFITPAELVPKAVMKHKKKSTDYCVMFIPDGDFYWMSDKSLEILTPEKLAKALKDVPDDVKKNVKNKKKSGKQSNIKEAIAATDGLDFDTFIGNVFKQDNDFEDDDDDEEEEEEEEDDENIKDVAGVENDAAEEEDVHETVEEPSTEDGEELDAEEPEKAEKASSAPETRRKRGRNGTVKQESAEPPSKRKRPSTPVQKKESNGKDLKVKAETPKPISDEEKQHQLWLCRIKLQRSLIQRNQPTTPKDTTGLKPPTADELSVARLILYRLIDFPISVELLRKTKIHKVLKCILRDESLAYPDSFKLHERCHELLTKWNSVIQDLKSEKSTKDYSNTSSPSVSSFKNGDKIKLSQLTQDDSEVSGIEHSLVDKKDIDGDDSDEQNQSSEKQEETQPPIEKANDVPVTTSVEG
- the IF5A gene encoding Eukaryotic translation initiation factor 5A (eIF-5A) (eIF-4D) (Eukaryotic translation initiation factor 5A-2 (eIF-5A 2) (eIF-4D) (Hypusine containing protein HP2)~go_function translation initiation factor activity), which translates into the protein MAEEDHTFETADAGAALTYPMQCSALRKNGHVVIKSRPCKIVDMSTSKTGKHGHAKVHLVAIDIFTGKKLEDLSPSTHNMEVPNVSRTEFQLLDIDDGFLSLMTQDGDTKDDVKVPEGELGEKIQSEFDDGKDLLVTIISAMGEEAAISFKEAPKQ
- a CDS encoding predicted protein, giving the protein MLAPDKTIYLAIRETSATVLQVTNSPTSTTTTVTQTRGTPPGSTETDSSTTVRTSPTFVGNTPSTVLFFIALAVGVFIALLFIFFTIRYFVRSKYGLHVYPLSRRHLIAGAAITSDRFHDTMTNEELQEHLNYIRDHHFIQTSFLERRFTGRRRRRRRGRYSRMKKLSEAEVEILFPKKTYTDWLNGGQERDHEKRDGVLQEEGNTDSGNLNIINEEDSSDLHSQTTVSDRVASSSRDMDNDDSIELHELKNEATNSVSADAEDDLHFTSGSCAICLETIGDEDIVRGLICGHVFHAECLDPWLTKRRACCPMCKRDYFFKKEAAESTETQTSTTNNETNNNVNENSDIQNSNENTNNNNDNTNNVDTSIIDDDDDTSIDYDAIRSNPAFRALLQELVPISERVRHIMSDPSNDHLDLEVRARAVAKKTYGRYFKVLWWKLMGISKEDLFNWAALTIFQDWRRANNQTGNEAENEAENEAQTGSTAEGTADSNDGTNTNDSNSNNNGNNNDTHSDSLESPVENRDMEEVDLGERDSPELSAARRDVVDNRV